The following are encoded together in the Lathyrus oleraceus cultivar Zhongwan6 chromosome 3, CAAS_Psat_ZW6_1.0, whole genome shotgun sequence genome:
- the LOC127129061 gene encoding protein yippee-like At3g08990: MGRLFLIDLEENFYSCKNCETPIALANHLLSRDYQCPYGRAYLFDKVVNVLDGEREEPIPGSNSTIIHLFCVQCQYIVGFIFVRRAVLENQRSMIILIRCLLTTSFGDTTKESLSLQG, from the exons ATGGGAAGACTTTTCTTGATCGATCTTGAAGAAAACTTCTACAGCTGCAAGAATTGCGAGACACCTATAGCCCTTGCTAATCATCTCCTTTCAAGG GATTACCAATGCCCTTATGGAAGGGCTTATCTTTTTGATAAAGT TGTCAATGTCTTGGACGGAGAGAGAGAAGAGCCAATCCCAGGATCGAATTCTACTATCATCCACCTATTCTGCGTTCAATGCCAGTACATTGTTGGATTCATATTTGTAAGGCGGGCCGTTCTTGAGAATCAGAGGTCCATGATTATTCTCATAAG gTGTTTGCTTACGACGAGTTTTGGAGATACAACAAAGGAAAGTTTATCCTTGCAAg GTTGA